In the Triticum aestivum cultivar Chinese Spring chromosome 2B, IWGSC CS RefSeq v2.1, whole genome shotgun sequence genome, GACCGCCGCGCCGGTCCACTCCTCGATGGGCGCCAGCGTCTCCCTCCGGGTGACCTTCCAGCGCGCGTGCTGTGGGAAGTCGTTGATCTCGAGCTCGGCTTGGTAGTGCTCCGGAGCTGCCTGCGCCTGTATCCTGGCCAGAACGCTCTGCACGTTCACTGCAGCAGCGGCGATGTTCTGCTGTGTCGCCGCAGCCGGTGGAGGGAGCAATGCTGGCTGGCCGGCATTGCTAGCAGGAGCAGCCATGGTGGGTGGTGCGGCCAGAGCGGCGGCGcctccgtcttcctcctcctcgtagtgGTCTAAATCCGGCTCCGGCTCGTCCTCCTCGTACCCATGCGCCCTCCCCTGGGCCCTCCTTGCCGACTGTCGTGCTTCGTCCTCCTCGTGATCGAACTTGTAACCACTTCCACCGTAGCCTGTTCCATGTGCCTTCTCCGTCCCCTGCTTCACCTTGGCCATGAACCGGTCCGCCAGGGCTTTCAGGTCCTCCGGCACGGCCTGTCCGGACAGCTCCAGAGCCTTGACGAGGTCCGGCGCGTAGCGCTCCTCCTCGTCGGAGATGAACGTCACGGCGCAGCCCTTCCTGCCGGCCCGGCCGGTCCGCCCAACACGATGAACATAGTCCTCGTAGTGATTGGTGACATCGTAATTGACAACAAGCTCGAGATCTTTGACATCCAAGCCTCTCGCGGCGATACTGGTGGCGATCAGCAGGCTGCAGACGTTGCTCTTGAAGTCGGCGAGGGTCGACTCACGGTCGTTCTGATCCTTTCCGCCGTGGAGAGAGAGGCAGGGGTACCCGTGCTGGAACAGCTCCTTGAGCAGGGAATCGCACTTGTCCTGCGCGCGCACGAACACGAGGATCTTGCCCTTGGCAGACCACTCCCCGAGCAGCTCCAGCAGCCTGAGGAACCTCTCGCCGTCCGGCCGCACCTCGACCAGCTGCGTGATGTCCCTGTTCACCACGCTCCGCCCGCCCATCTGGATCTCCACGGGCTTGGCCAGCACCCTGCGCGCCAGCGTCTCCACCTGCCGCGGGAAGGTGGCGGAGAAGAGCACCGTCTGCCGGTCCGGCCGGGTGTTCTGGACGATCCGGGTGATCTGGGGCTCGAAGCCCATGTCGAACATCCTGTCGGCCTCGTCTAGCACCAGGTAGGTCACTCGCCGGAGGTTGGTGATCTTGCCAGCGCTGGTGCAGAGGATGTCTATCATCCTGCCCGGCGTGCACACGACGATCTCGGCGCCGCGCTTGAGCTCGCTGATCTGCTGGGCGACGGCGCAGCCCCCGTACACGGCGACGCAGTTGACGCCGAACGCCTTGGAGAACTTCttgatgtctgagtatatctgcACCACAAGCTCTCTGGTGGGCGCCATGACGAGCCCGATGGGGCCGTCCCCGGGCGCGGCGGGCGGCTGGTCCTTGACGTGGCGCAGCATGGGCAGGACGAACGCCAGGGTCTTGCCGGACCCGGTCTTGGCGACGCCGATGCAGTCGCGTCCGCTCATTATCACCGGCAGTGCCTGCGCCTGGATCGCCATCGGCTTGTCGAATCCAAGCTTTTTAATGGTGCCGAGCAGCTTGCTGGTCAGGCCGCTCTGGATCCACGTCTTTATCGGCTTGGGGATGCCTTTGCCGCGCACCTTGAGGTCCAGCTGCTCGCGGTAGGCGGCGGCGTCCTCGGCCGGCATCTCCTTGATGTCCTTGGCCTCCGTGTAGAAGTTCTTCCGGAATGGCTGGTAGTCGATCTTGGAGTGGTCGGCGGTGACCAGCTTCTCCGCCTTGGTCTTCTTGATAACAGGGTTTATCAGCTCCTCCGCGCCATCTGATTCACCCTCAGGGTCGTCGTTGTAATCTGAGTCAGATTCATCCCCTTGCATGATTCTCCCCGTTGGTGCTGCATCGTTGGAGACCATGCCGCCTTCATGATAGTCCCCGTAAGCAATCACGCTCTCCATCGATGTTGTCGCCGGCGGCATCTGTATCGAGTTCATGAACGCATCGAGGGGGTCAATCTCGTCCTCCTCCATGCCAGCACTGCTAGTTCCTCCGTTCGGCAAGTCGACGTCCATGGCACCTGTCCCGGCGCCGCcatcgtcatccgactcctcgccGTCCAAGCTCCACTTCATACCGGACTTGCCGGCGCCATCAGCCACAGCACTACCGGCACCGTCCTCTTGCTGCTCGCGGCGCTTCTTCTCCTGCCACTCCCTAACGCGGCGCCGGCGCCGCTCCATCTCGTCCTCGAGCCGCTGCTGCTCGGCCTCAATGTCttcctccatcttcttcttctgccgcatctgctcggcctcgtcttcctccatcttctttttctgccgccgctgctcggcctcgtcttcctccatcttcttcttctgccgccgcTGCTCAGCCTCCAcgtcttcctccttcttcttcttccgctGCCTCTCCGCCTCCTCCCCGTCCCTGGTAGGCAGCGCTGCCTCCGGCTCCGGATCGCGGTGGTGGTGGTGCGAGGACCGGCGGCGGCTCTTGCGATCGCGTTCACGGTCTTCGTTCTCCTCATCATCGAACTCATCCCGCCTCCTCGATTTCTTCTCCCTGTGGCGCTCCTCGCGacgctgcctctccctctccctctccttctcgcGCTCCTTCTCCGCTCGCTCCAGCGCCTTGCGCTCCTCCCGATCCCGCTCCTTGTCTCTGTGATGGCGGTCGCGATCGCGATCGCGCTCCCGCTCCCGCTCGCCGTCCCTGTGGTGGCGGGAGGAGGAGTGGTCGCGGTCCTTGTcgtggcggcggcgcgaggaggagtgGTCGCGGTCCTGTTCCCGGTGGTGGAGCCTGGAGGCGCGCTCATCGTCGCCGGACGACATGGCGGCGGCTTTGTGTGGTGCGTTGGTTGGGGGATAGTACTAGGAGGAGCAAGTTATTTTATTATAGGCAGTATATAAGGCGGTGCCGGGTCTCGGCAGGCCGCCGACTATCGATTGGGCTGCAAAACAAAGGCTGACACGGATACGGATTGTTCATGTGACAGAAGCGTGACCCGAATACATACCTAGTTCGAGTCGGTCGCACACGAATTCTTGGGGAGATTTAAAAAAAACGAATTCATGGGAAAGATTCCTCAAAAAAATGAATTCATGGGAAAAAGATATATGACGCATTTATCTGACAAACGTTCGTTGGGAAGAACTATCTTTTTTTTGAGAGCACGCACCATAGCTTTATTGCGAACAACGAGTATAGTACAACTCCACACCCAGCTAGTCCAAAAATTGCCACCTACGACAACACAATAACAACACAAAACCAACCAAAAAACCGAAAACCTTGTCGCATCTCGATCGATGTCTGTCACGTCCGAAGAACAACTACCCCCAAAAGCTCCTCTTGTCGACAATCTGTCGTCGGAGTCGCATAGCAATGGATCTCCCCCACCTGCACTGCCGAGAGAACGCGACCAAGACCAAAAGCAACAACATGAACGAAGAGCAACCGCAACGAGCCATGCAGTGCAAGGCCCAGATCAGCCGCATCGGCCTTCACCCACACCAGGGGACTGCCACTAGATCCGGTCTGACCCGCACCTCCGAGCACACCccctgccggtgtcaaaaccggcggatctcggggtaAGGGGCCAAGTTGTATGTCTGAGGACCGAAGGTAACTATGAACAAAGGACACAATATTTACTCAGGTTTGAGCCCTCttaatgaaggtaaaaccctactcctgcatgattatattcgagggtataggggttacaagagtggatctaccacgagatcgagttgGCTAACCCTAGATTGACTGGCCTAGCAATGTTGTCATCCTGCCTTCGATCTATcctccggtttataaagacaccAGATGGGCTCAGggctgtacaaagtcggttttacagaaaggaataacatatccggacacccctataattgccatccacgcatacgggagtcccttccggacacgagaggtgatctcctgtcttgtatcttgacggcccatcagtccggcccacatccaataggccggacgccgaggaccccctagtccaggactcccatagtagtccctgaaccagtcttcaatgatgatacgTTCGGCgttcagattgtcttcggcattgcaaggcgggttccttaaaGAATACACATCGGCTTTCCTCTGTAAAAGAATTGTATCCGGCTTTTCATAATGACCACAACTCTTAGCC is a window encoding:
- the LOC123040892 gene encoding DEAD-box ATP-dependent RNA helicase 42, with protein sequence MSSGDDERASRLHHREQDRDHSSSRRRHDKDRDHSSSRHHRDGERERERDRDRDRHHRDKERDREERKALERAEKEREKERERERQRREERHREKKSRRRDEFDDEENEDRERDRKSRRRSSHHHHRDPEPEAALPTRDGEEAERQRKKKKEEDVEAEQRRQKKKMEEDEAEQRRQKKKMEEDEAEQMRQKKKMEEDIEAEQQRLEDEMERRRRRVREWQEKKRREQQEDGAGSAVADGAGKSGMKWSLDGEESDDDGGAGTGAMDVDLPNGGTSSAGMEEDEIDPLDAFMNSIQMPPATTSMESVIAYGDYHEGGMVSNDAAPTGRIMQGDESDSDYNDDPEGESDGAEELINPVIKKTKAEKLVTADHSKIDYQPFRKNFYTEAKDIKEMPAEDAAAYREQLDLKVRGKGIPKPIKTWIQSGLTSKLLGTIKKLGFDKPMAIQAQALPVIMSGRDCIGVAKTGSGKTLAFVLPMLRHVKDQPPAAPGDGPIGLVMAPTRELVVQIYSDIKKFSKAFGVNCVAVYGGCAVAQQISELKRGAEIVVCTPGRMIDILCTSAGKITNLRRVTYLVLDEADRMFDMGFEPQITRIVQNTRPDRQTVLFSATFPRQVETLARRVLAKPVEIQMGGRSVVNRDITQLVEVRPDGERFLRLLELLGEWSAKGKILVFVRAQDKCDSLLKELFQHGYPCLSLHGGKDQNDRESTLADFKSNVCSLLIATSIAARGLDVKDLELVVNYDVTNHYEDYVHRVGRTGRAGRKGCAVTFISDEEERYAPDLVKALELSGQAVPEDLKALADRFMAKVKQGTEKAHGTGYGGSGYKFDHEEDEARQSARRAQGRAHGYEEDEPEPDLDHYEEEEDGGAAALAAPPTMAAPASNAGQPALLPPPAAATQQNIAAAAVNVQSVLARIQAQAAPEHYQAELEINDFPQHARWKVTRRETLAPIEEWTGAAVTTRGTFIPPGQIVGTNERKLYLYIEGPNESSVSKAKAQLKSVVEDCANQALNLPAGKYSVI